In Ilumatobacter fluminis, the following proteins share a genomic window:
- a CDS encoding carboxylesterase/lipase family protein — MAGPKRTAPEVEIAQGRLSGRWKAKGTVAVFKGIPFAEPPVGARRWKAPGPAPTWSGTRQATKHGPMAIQRAAGFEEFMGNLLNGQGWHPTRVRGLEALVKRMPTPEQSEDCLYLSVRTPSLEPSAALPVMVWIHGGDHQDGSGSDAFYESNALASHGVVTVSINYRLGLFGYFAHPDLRAESDQDVSGNYGTLDQIAALEWVRDNIAAFGGDPDNVTIFGESAGGESVLHLMTSPLARGLFHRAIAQSPGSGGQMVPLDRPFLAHPGAEARSRAFADAAGATGDDPVAQLRSMSADRLHEIVLADDETGDHYPTIDGYVLPESPYAAFAAGRQAPVPLVIGSNADEGTLLISMMQSPMVEYRYLPVPDDGLQPEVREALGDDIDRLIEIYPGLDRGDVGAATDFLGDRLFGAAVYHYARHHATAGNPTHVYFFTRVPKQVGQTLGAYHAAEIPFVHGSNVPILPMSSKDKALSREIMRYWTDHARRADVNAGAPGVNHPEWPAFDPADPQWIRFDHTVTVEPVQRREQYEIFGALIDRRIADLTAD, encoded by the coding sequence ATGGCAGGACCGAAGCGCACCGCCCCCGAGGTCGAGATCGCCCAAGGCCGCTTGAGCGGCCGGTGGAAGGCCAAGGGCACGGTCGCCGTGTTCAAGGGCATCCCCTTCGCCGAGCCACCCGTCGGCGCCCGACGCTGGAAGGCCCCCGGTCCTGCACCCACCTGGAGCGGCACCCGCCAGGCGACCAAGCACGGTCCGATGGCGATCCAGCGGGCCGCGGGCTTCGAAGAGTTCATGGGCAACCTGCTCAACGGGCAGGGGTGGCACCCCACTCGCGTCCGCGGACTCGAGGCGCTCGTCAAGCGCATGCCCACCCCGGAGCAGAGCGAAGACTGCCTGTACCTGTCGGTGCGCACTCCGTCGCTCGAGCCGTCGGCGGCGCTGCCGGTGATGGTGTGGATCCACGGCGGCGACCATCAGGACGGCAGCGGCTCCGACGCGTTCTACGAGTCCAACGCGCTCGCCTCGCACGGCGTCGTGACGGTCTCGATCAACTACCGGCTCGGGCTGTTCGGCTACTTCGCACACCCCGACCTGCGAGCCGAGTCCGACCAGGACGTGTCCGGTAACTACGGCACACTCGACCAGATCGCCGCGCTCGAGTGGGTGCGCGACAACATCGCCGCATTCGGCGGCGACCCCGACAACGTCACCATCTTCGGCGAGTCGGCCGGAGGCGAGTCGGTACTCCATCTCATGACGTCACCGCTCGCCCGCGGCCTGTTCCACCGAGCGATCGCCCAGAGCCCCGGCAGCGGTGGCCAGATGGTGCCGCTCGACCGGCCGTTCCTCGCCCACCCGGGCGCCGAAGCGCGCAGCCGGGCCTTCGCCGACGCCGCCGGAGCGACGGGCGACGACCCGGTCGCCCAGCTCCGCTCGATGAGCGCCGACCGGCTCCACGAGATCGTCCTCGCCGACGACGAGACCGGCGACCACTATCCGACCATCGACGGGTACGTCCTCCCCGAGTCGCCGTACGCGGCGTTCGCCGCCGGCCGCCAGGCGCCGGTGCCGCTCGTGATCGGTTCGAACGCCGACGAGGGAACCCTCTTGATCTCGATGATGCAGTCGCCGATGGTCGAGTACCGGTACCTGCCGGTACCGGACGACGGGCTGCAACCCGAGGTGCGAGAGGCCCTCGGCGACGACATCGATCGGCTCATCGAGATCTACCCGGGGCTCGACCGCGGCGACGTCGGAGCGGCGACCGATTTCCTCGGCGACCGGCTGTTCGGAGCCGCCGTCTACCACTACGCCCGCCACCACGCGACCGCCGGCAACCCGACGCACGTGTACTTCTTCACTCGCGTGCCCAAGCAGGTCGGCCAGACGCTCGGCGCCTACCATGCTGCCGAGATCCCGTTCGTGCACGGGAGCAACGTGCCGATCCTGCCGATGTCGTCGAAGGACAAGGCGTTGTCACGGGAAATCATGCGGTACTGGACCGATCACGCTCGGCGGGCCGACGTCAACGCCGGGGCACCGGGGGTCAACCACCCGGAATGGCCGGCGTTCGATCCTGCCGACCCGCAGTGGATCCGCTTCGACCACACGGTCACCGTCGAACCGGTGCAACGTCGAGAGCAGTACGAGATCTTCGGCGCCCTGATCGACCGCCGCATCGCCGACCTCACCGCCGACTGA
- a CDS encoding AIR synthase related protein yields the protein MSRLAHRLATADPWSVVTERDVSYLSLGGERVLVVACDSQGGLGPKPHDTIAVDPGVLGQFALRVPLLEVVATGATPRLVVDALAVERNPTGDLILEGVRAEAVAGGLDPASITGSTEENVPTVSTGVGVTVIGDVALSALRVGVARPPFEVVLFGRPMSAPADIFGPDHPDILTVPTLAAVLAFDGVVEALPIGSSGVASEFAAMARTAAGTPEMNDHWPCDRDQSGGPSTAALLAVTPHRLAEVLHRLTDTGRPAWHLGRVV from the coding sequence ATGTCCCGACTCGCTCACCGTCTCGCCACCGCCGATCCGTGGTCGGTCGTCACCGAACGCGATGTCTCGTACCTGTCGCTCGGCGGGGAGCGGGTGCTCGTCGTCGCCTGCGACTCCCAGGGCGGGCTGGGGCCGAAGCCGCACGACACCATTGCGGTCGACCCGGGTGTGTTGGGGCAGTTCGCGCTGCGAGTCCCGCTGCTCGAGGTCGTCGCGACCGGAGCGACGCCTCGTCTCGTCGTCGACGCACTCGCCGTCGAACGCAATCCGACCGGCGATCTGATCCTCGAAGGTGTCCGTGCCGAAGCGGTTGCCGGCGGGCTCGATCCGGCCAGCATCACCGGCAGCACCGAGGAGAACGTGCCGACCGTCTCCACCGGCGTCGGCGTGACGGTTATCGGCGACGTCGCGCTGAGTGCACTCCGGGTCGGGGTGGCGCGGCCGCCGTTCGAGGTGGTGTTGTTCGGTCGGCCGATGAGTGCACCGGCCGACATCTTCGGACCCGACCACCCGGACATCCTCACCGTGCCGACGTTGGCCGCCGTATTGGCGTTCGACGGCGTCGTCGAAGCGCTGCCGATCGGGTCGAGCGGCGTGGCCAGCGAGTTCGCGGCGATGGCCCGCACCGCCGCCGGCACCCCCGAGATGAACGACCACTGGCCGTGCGACCGGGACCAGAGTGGCGGCCCGTCGACCGCTGCACTGCTCGCCGTGACGCCGCATCGTCTCGCCGAGGTCCTGCACCGCCTGACCGACACGGGTCGGCCTGCCTGGCACCTCGGTCGCGTCGTCTGA
- a CDS encoding DUF2817 domain-containing protein, whose amino-acid sequence MIAPLSRSYADARAAFLDAAATAQARIRSFPHPLTGLEDEELFVDVAEVGPADAEHVVIVVSGTHGVEGYLGSALQRHHLETYDTDRDGGAAIVFVHALNPYGFSWVRRVNEDNVDLNRNFVDWSQPTPTNDDYADLADALVPGDWSAETQERTLLELMGKVESLGIERLQQIVSGGQYEHPTGVFYGGTGPTWSNDWLRSFMHDRLDGGSRAAIIDLHTGLGPWGHGELISSERPDSDGFDRQQAWWGDVISMADDASVSADLSGDWLGAAPEFAGDTEITGIAIEYGTVDPITVLQSLRADAVLHGHRDPTADDAVEVRDQVRAAFLDDDPSWLETCLPRYHSVVTAALEQLG is encoded by the coding sequence GTGATCGCACCGCTGTCCCGTTCGTACGCCGACGCTCGCGCCGCCTTCCTCGATGCCGCGGCCACGGCACAGGCTCGCATCCGATCGTTCCCGCATCCGCTGACCGGGCTCGAGGACGAGGAACTCTTCGTCGATGTGGCCGAAGTCGGACCCGCCGACGCCGAGCACGTGGTGATCGTCGTGTCCGGCACGCACGGCGTGGAGGGCTACCTCGGTTCGGCCCTGCAGCGCCACCACCTGGAGACGTACGACACCGATCGCGACGGCGGTGCTGCGATCGTCTTCGTGCATGCGCTCAACCCGTACGGCTTCTCCTGGGTCCGCCGGGTCAACGAGGACAACGTCGATCTCAACCGCAACTTCGTCGACTGGTCGCAGCCGACGCCGACGAACGACGACTACGCCGATCTGGCCGACGCCCTCGTGCCCGGTGACTGGTCGGCGGAGACGCAGGAACGCACCTTGCTCGAGCTGATGGGCAAGGTCGAGTCACTCGGTATCGAGCGACTCCAACAGATCGTGTCCGGCGGCCAGTACGAGCACCCGACCGGCGTGTTCTACGGTGGCACCGGACCCACCTGGTCGAACGACTGGCTGCGATCGTTCATGCACGATCGACTCGACGGCGGCTCCCGAGCGGCGATCATCGACCTGCACACCGGCCTCGGGCCGTGGGGCCACGGCGAACTGATCTCGAGCGAACGCCCGGACAGCGACGGGTTCGACCGGCAACAAGCGTGGTGGGGTGACGTGATCTCGATGGCCGACGACGCCAGCGTCTCGGCCGATCTCAGCGGTGACTGGCTCGGAGCGGCCCCCGAGTTCGCCGGCGACACCGAGATCACCGGGATCGCGATCGAGTACGGCACCGTCGATCCGATCACCGTGCTGCAGAGCCTGCGCGCCGATGCCGTGCTCCACGGGCACCGCGACCCGACCGCCGACGACGCGGTCGAAGTGCGCGACCAGGTCCGGGCCGCGTTCCTCGACGACGACCCGTCCTGGCTCGAGACCTGCCTGCC
- a CDS encoding YceI family protein has product MTEASNNRKRLLLIGGGLVALGVVAFIAFAVWFLQDDAPDEVAIDSAAAQVAAGAETTDDTTSDSTTDDTTAATDAPSTDGTTATTGADSTDAPAADGDLSGTWSVDTSIGEFSFADSTGTFVGFRVQEELSSIGSTTAVGRTPEVSGTLVIDGSTITEVSVEADMTSITTDDSRRDNRVQSALNTSENPTATFVLTSPITLDDAAFDGEPVTLDAAGDLTINGVTQSVTFPLTAQLVENTIVVVGSLDVVFADYDVEVPSAPIVVSAEDNGPIELQLFFTR; this is encoded by the coding sequence ATGACCGAAGCCTCCAACAACCGCAAACGCCTGCTGCTGATCGGCGGTGGACTCGTCGCACTCGGCGTGGTCGCCTTCATCGCCTTCGCCGTGTGGTTCCTGCAAGACGACGCCCCCGACGAGGTGGCGATCGACAGCGCCGCCGCCCAGGTGGCCGCCGGCGCCGAGACCACCGACGACACCACGAGCGACAGCACCACCGACGACACCACGGCGGCGACCGACGCACCGTCGACCGACGGCACGACCGCCACGACCGGCGCCGACTCGACCGACGCCCCTGCGGCCGATGGCGACCTGAGCGGCACGTGGAGCGTCGACACCTCGATCGGTGAGTTCAGCTTCGCCGACTCGACCGGCACCTTCGTCGGGTTCCGGGTCCAGGAAGAACTGTCGAGCATCGGTTCGACGACGGCGGTCGGACGCACGCCCGAGGTGAGCGGCACGCTGGTCATCGACGGCTCGACGATCACCGAGGTGTCGGTCGAGGCCGACATGACATCGATCACCACCGACGACAGCCGTCGCGACAATCGGGTGCAGAGCGCCCTCAACACGTCGGAGAACCCCACTGCCACGTTCGTGTTGACCTCACCGATCACGCTCGACGACGCCGCCTTCGACGGCGAACCTGTCACGCTCGACGCGGCCGGCGATCTCACGATCAACGGCGTGACGCAGTCGGTGACGTTCCCGCTCACGGCGCAGCTCGTCGAGAACACGATCGTGGTCGTGGGCTCGCTCGACGTCGTCTTCGCCGACTACGACGTCGAGGTGCCGAGCGCACCGATCGTCGTCTCGGCCGAGGACAACGGACCGATCGAGCTCCAGCTGTTCTTCACCCGCTGA